A single window of Liolophura sinensis isolate JHLJ2023 chromosome 6, CUHK_Ljap_v2, whole genome shotgun sequence DNA harbors:
- the LOC135469199 gene encoding NPC intracellular cholesterol transporter 2-like — MWCYVFMLAYLATVSAVQVHFKDCGSTMGKISSVDINPCPEEPCHLIRGKNTSVTVGFSSNEASGSLKAVVHGIIAGLPIAFPLPNADGCKSSGVSCPVTRGSSYSYTASLPVLKIYPTIKVVVKWELHDESDNNVFCFVVPVEITD; from the exons ATGTGGTGTTACGTTTTCATGCTGGCCTATTTGGCCACGGTTTCTGCTGTTCAGGTACATTTCAAAGATTGTG GTTCGACCATGGGTAAAATCTCATCAGTAGATATCAATCCATGTCCGGAAGAGCCATGCCATCTGATCAGGGGAAAAAACACCAGCGTGACGGTCGGCTTCTCCAGTA ATGAGGCATCTGGCTCCCTGAAGGCCGTCGTACATGGGATCATTGCCGGGCTACCCATCGCCTTTCCCCTCCCAAACGCGGACGGCTGCAAGAGCAGTGGCGTTAGTTGTCCCGTCACGAGGGGCAGTTCCTACAGCTACACCGCCAGCCTGCCcgttttaaaaatatatcccACG ATCAAGGTAGTGGTGAAATGGGAGCTGCACGATGAGAGTGACAATAACGTTTTCTGTTTCGTCGTTCCGGTGGAAATAACGGACTGA